GAGATCCGACCTTGCCACTGAAGGAACCGTGCTGAGCGCCGATGTTCGCGGAAAGGCCGAAGAGGTCACCGTTTGCGCCTTGCCCTTTGTCCCCCAGCGTTATGCCCGCTGATCCCCACCGCCCGCTGACACCCTGACAGACCAGGACCCACCGTGAACCAGATTCCACTCATCAGCCAGCTCTCCGACGAGGCCGCCTTCATCGGCCGACACATCGGGCCCTCCGACGACGACATCGCCCAGATGCTGTCGTACCTGGGATACGACTCGCTCGAAGCACTCATCGACGCCGCTGTGCCCGGGGGCATACGCACCAACTCGGTGCTGAACGTCCCCGCGCCCACCAGCGAACTCGAGGCCCTGGCCAGGCTGCGCGCCAAGGCCGACCGCAACGTGGTCAACACCTCGCTCATCGGCATGGGCTACCACGACACCTTCACCCCCAGCGTCATAGTCAGGCGCCTGCTCGAGTCGCCGGCCTGGTACACCGCGTACACGCCATATCAGCCCGAGATCAGCCAGGGTCGTCTGGAGGCACTGCTGAACTTCCAGACGATGGTGTCTGACCTGGCGGGGCTCGACATGGCAAACGCTTCGCTGCTCGACGAGGGCACCGCCGCAGCCGAGGCAATGACCTTGGCCAGACGGTCGACCAAGTCGACGTCGAACGCATTCTTCGTCGACTCCGATTGTCATCCCCAGACCATCGACGTGGTCAAGACCCGGGCCGAGCCACTGGGCATCGATGTGGTGGTCGGCAACCCGCTTACCGACCTGGATGCCGCGTCGGTCTATGGCGTGTTGTTGCAGTTCCCTGGCTCGTCGGGCCAGGTCACCCCCGTGGGCGAACTGGCAGATCTGGTCGAGCGTGTGCATCATGCGGGAGGCCTGGTCGCGGTGGCCGCAGACCTGCTGGCGTTGACGTTGCTGACCCCTCCTGGCGAGTGGGGCGCAGACATCGTCGTCGGCTCGTCGCAGAGGTTTGGCGTGCCGTTGGGATTCGGCGGGCCACATGCGGGCTTCATGGCCGTTCGCGACGCCTACCGTCGCTCGATGCCGGGCCGTCTGGTCGGTGTGTCTGTCGATTCGGCGGGCCGCCCGGCAATGCGCCTTTCGTTGCAGACCCGAGAGCAGCACATACGCCGCGAGAAGGCCACGTCCAACATCTGCACGGCCCAGGTGCTGCTGGCCGTCATCGCCTCGATGTACGCCGTCTATCACGGCCCGGACGGGCTCACCCGCATCGCGACGCGGGTGCACCGGCTCGCCTCGGTGTTGGCCAAGGGCCTGGCCGACGCCGGCTACGAGATAGTGAACGACCACTGGTTCGACACCATCACCGTCAGGGTCCCCGACCGGGCTCAGGCCATCGAGTGGGCCGCACGCGACCAGGGCATCAACCTTCGCCGAACCGGAGACGACCTCATCGGCATCAGCCTCGATGAGACCACCGACTCAGCCATCGTCCGCGGCGTGTGGAGGGCCTTCGGGGTCGACCGGGCCGTGATCGAGATCGAATCGTCGGCCCCCGACGGGCTGCCCGAGGGCTCAGCTCGCACATCGCCGTTCCTCACCCACGAGGTGTTCCACAGCTATCGCTCTGAAACAGACATGTTGCGCTACATGCGCCGCCTGTCGGACAAGGACGTCGCTCTCGACCGGGCGATGATCCCGCTGGGCAGCTGCACCATGAAGCTGAACGCCACCACCGAGATGGAGCCCATCACATGGCCCGAGTTCGGGCGGATGCACCCCTTCGCTCCGCTCGACCAGGCGGCCGGCTACATGCAGATGATCCGCGAGCTCGAGACCCTGCTGATCGAGATCACCGGCTACGACGCGATCAGCCTGCAACCAAACGCCGGCTCGCAGGGCGAGTTCGCCGGGCTGCTGGCCATTCGTGAGTATCACAAGGCCAACGGCGATCACGAGCGAAACGTGTGCCTGATCCCCGAGTCGGCGCACGGAACCAATGCCGCGTCCGCCGTGATGGCTGGCATGCGGGTGGTCGTGGTGGGTTGCGACGACTTCGGCAACATCGACATAGACGACCTGAAGGCCAAGATTCACCAGCACGGCGATGCCGTCGGCGCCCTGATGATCACCTACCCCTCGACCCACGGCGTGTTCGAGGAGTCGGTGCGCGAGGTGTGTTCTCTGGTGCACGCAGCGGGCGGCCAGGTATATGTCGACGGCGCCAACATGAACGCCCTGGTGGGCGTGGCGCCTCCCGGCGAGTGGGGCGGCGATGTGAGCCACCTGAACCTGCACAAGACCTTCGCCATCCCCCACGGCGGTGGCGGCCCGGGTGTGGGCCCGGTGGCGTGCAAGGCCCACCTGGCCCCGTTCCTGCCCAACCATCCGGTCGTCGCCGAGGCCGGGCCAGCCACCGGGCCCGGTGCAATCTCGGCCGCCCCGTGGGGTTCGGCCGGCGTGCTGCCGATCTCGTGGATGTACATCACCCTGATGGGTGCCGAGGGCTTGGTTCGCGCCACCCAGGTGGCCATCCTCAACGCCAACTACATAGCCAAACGGCTGGCCGACTCGTACCCGGTTCTGTACACGGGCCCCAACAACCTCGTGGCCCACGAGTGCATCATCGACATCAGGCCGCTGCACGAGGTGTCGAACGCCGACGTCGCCAAGCGTCTGATCGACTATGGCTTCCACGCCCCCACCATGTCGTTCCCGGTGCCCGGCACCTTGATGATCGAGCCGACCGAGAGCGAGAGCCTCACCGAGATCGACCGCTTCTGCGATGCCATGATCTCTATCCGCGGCGAGATCGACAAGATCCGCTCGGGCCAATGGCCGGCCGACGACAACCCGCTTGTCAACGCCCCACACCCGGCGCTCGACCTGCTGGGCGGCGAGTGGTCGCATGCCTATTCGCGAGAAGAGGCCGCGTATCCGGTCGAGGGGCTTCGCAGCGACAAGTACTGGGTGCCTGTCAGCCGTATCGACGAGGCCTACGGCGACCGCCACCTGGTGTGCTCGTGCCCCGACCCGAGGGCCTTCGAGGAAGCCGACCTGTGAGCGAAGAACCCCAATACGGCTACTTCCCGCTTGGTGAGTTCCTGGGGATGAGCCTCGAGACGGTCTCAGACGGTGTGGTCGCCGAGATCGACATCGGGCCCAAACACCTGAACCCCAACGGGGTGGCTCATGGGGGCGTCATCTTCACGATGCTCGACACGGCCATGGGCAAGGCGACCATGGAGGTGATTCCCGATGGCTGCTTCTGCGCGACCATCGAGATCCAGACCCGATTCCTGCGTCCACTGATGCCGGGACCATGCGTAGCAAAGGTCACCGTTACCAAGCCGGGCCGCACCATCGTCCACCTGGGTGGCGAGGTGTTCGACGCGGCCGAACGGCTGGTGGCCACGGCTTCGGGGTCGTTCAGCGTGATCACGCCCTAGGCGCGGCGATCAGGCGCCACCTCTGCGTCCGGCCCGGGCGGCGAAGGCGTCCAGTTCGTCGAGAACCTCGGGCGCGGCCCATTTGCGGTCGCGGCGGTTGCCGGTGATCTCCGACAACACGCCGGCCTGGGCCAGTCGCTCTATGGCGCGGCGGGCATTCACCGGGGCAACACCGGCTTCGGCCCGCACCACATTGCTATCGATGACCGGCTGACGCAGCACCAGATCTGCCACGGTCCACACCGCCGAATCGGCACGGGCGTTGACGCGTTGGTGCCATCCGGCGCGCAGGGCCCTCAGGTTGCTGACCAGGGTGGTTCCGTTCTGGATGGCCAGAAACGCGGCGTCGGCCACCAAGGCCACGATTGGGTTGGGATCGCCGGCGCGGTAGCTGCCCAGGGCCCCGAAATAGGCACCGACATCGGTCAGCAGGCCCGCCGATATCGGCACGTTCACCGACCGGGTCAGTCCCTTCGACCGCAACAGGGCGTGCAGAATCGCGCGGCCCGTGCGCCCGTTGCCGTCGGGGAACGGGTGAATCGTCTCGAACTGGGCGTGGCCGATCGCGGCCTGGGCCAAAACGGGCAGATCGTCTCGGTCCAAGAACGCGACCAGGTCGTCCATCGCATCGGGAACGCGATCGTGATGCGGAGGCACGAAGTCGGCCTGGTGAGGACCGAACGGACGTCCGCCTATCCAAACCTGTTGGTCGCGCCAGCCCCCGACGTGGGTGGGTGCGCTGGCCTCCAGCAGAACCCGCTGGGTTTCGATAATCGCCTGCGCATCCAGCTCGTCTGCCAGCCTGATGGCGGCCTGCATGGCGCGGGTGTTCGAGACGATCACCGCCGCATTGGCCCTGCCGCCGTCGAGTTCGGCCAGGGCTATGGCTCTGGCCGACGAGGTCAGGTTCTCGATCTGGCTCGATGCCACCGACTCGGTCCGCAGCAGGATCGCCGCAAAGGGGGTCAGGTCCGAACCGAAAGATTCGTCGAAGCGGGCGATGGCCGCCGAGGCGTCGTCGGCGCGGGCCAGGGTCTCGGTGTCGAGATCCAGCGAATCGACGCCGGCTATCTCGGGCACCACGGCCGCCAGGTATGGTCCTCGGTGGCGCCGCTGTTGGGTGCGCGACATCATCGAGGCCGAAGATGGCGTCCACTCGCGCTTTTCGTATGAGAGTGCGGGCCAAGCGGTGCTCATGGGTTCCCAGAGAGTCTCGTTAAGTATCTTTATCAACCTAAGGATACCTAACGGCCGCTGATGCTGACACTTCAATAGTTGGCGCAGAGTCCGCCTCCACTAGCCTCCGGCCATGGGCGACTACTCCACCTCCGAACGCGACGGCAACCTCTTCATCATCACCATCAACCGACCCGATGTGATGAATGCGCTGCACCCGCCGGCCAACGCCGAGCTGGCAGGCCTGTTCGACGAGTTCCAGAACGACCCCGACCTGTGGGTGGCCATCATCACCGGCGCCGGCGACCGGGCGTTCTCGGCAGGCAACGACCTCAAGTACCAGGCCGGCGGCGGCGACCGGTCGGCCATGCCGGCCACCGGTTTTGGCGGCATCACCTCGCGCTGGGACCTCGACAAGCCGGTGATAGCCGCCGTGAACGGCGTGGCCATGGGCGGCGGCTTCGAGCTGGCGCTGGCGTGCGACCTCATCATCGCGTCCGACAACGCCCGGTTCGCCCTGCCAGAACCCAAGGTCGGGCTGGCAGCGCTGGCCGGCGGTGTGCACCGTCTCCCCCGCCAGATCGGCCTCAAGCGGGCCATGGGCATGATGCTGACCGCCAGGCATGTTTCGGCGGCCGAAGGCCTCGAGCTCGGCTTCGTCAACGAGGTGACCACCCAAGATCGCCTCATCGAGCGGGCACGCGAGTGGGCGTCGATGATCCTGGCATGCTCACCGATGTCGATTCGTGCCACCAAGCAGGCGGCGATGCTGGGCCTGAACGAGCCCGGCGTGCAGGCAGCCCACGAACGCAGCTACCCGGCCGTTAAGGCCCTGCGCGAGTCAGAGGACTTCATCGAGGGGCCCCGCGCCTTCGCCCAGAAGCGATCGCCCGAGTGGAAGGGCCGCTAGGCGCGCCGGTCAGCCGACATCGCTCAACCACCGCCTGGCCTGCGCCGGGGTGCGCAGCCGCACCACCTGGGCGTGTGCCCACTGGCCCTCGTCGAGCATCTGCTGGTATTGGCTGCGGTACTCGTCGAAACGGGTCCAGCTCCAGACGATGATGTTGCGCTGGGGGTCGAGCGAATAGAGGTTGGTCCAAGGCTCGCGGTTGCCGTTCCACAACTCTTCTCTGGTGATCACCCGGCGCAGGGTTCGCCTGA
Above is a genomic segment from Acidimicrobiales bacterium containing:
- a CDS encoding Fic family protein, translated to MSTAWPALSYEKREWTPSSASMMSRTQQRRHRGPYLAAVVPEIAGVDSLDLDTETLARADDASAAIARFDESFGSDLTPFAAILLRTESVASSQIENLTSSARAIALAELDGGRANAAVIVSNTRAMQAAIRLADELDAQAIIETQRVLLEASAPTHVGGWRDQQVWIGGRPFGPHQADFVPPHHDRVPDAMDDLVAFLDRDDLPVLAQAAIGHAQFETIHPFPDGNGRTGRAILHALLRSKGLTRSVNVPISAGLLTDVGAYFGALGSYRAGDPNPIVALVADAAFLAIQNGTTLVSNLRALRAGWHQRVNARADSAVWTVADLVLRQPVIDSNVVRAEAGVAPVNARRAIERLAQAGVLSEITGNRRDRKWAAPEVLDELDAFAARAGRRGGA
- a CDS encoding PaaI family thioesterase, whose protein sequence is MSEEPQYGYFPLGEFLGMSLETVSDGVVAEIDIGPKHLNPNGVAHGGVIFTMLDTAMGKATMEVIPDGCFCATIEIQTRFLRPLMPGPCVAKVTVTKPGRTIVHLGGEVFDAAERLVATASGSFSVITP
- the gcvP gene encoding aminomethyl-transferring glycine dehydrogenase, which gives rise to MNQIPLISQLSDEAAFIGRHIGPSDDDIAQMLSYLGYDSLEALIDAAVPGGIRTNSVLNVPAPTSELEALARLRAKADRNVVNTSLIGMGYHDTFTPSVIVRRLLESPAWYTAYTPYQPEISQGRLEALLNFQTMVSDLAGLDMANASLLDEGTAAAEAMTLARRSTKSTSNAFFVDSDCHPQTIDVVKTRAEPLGIDVVVGNPLTDLDAASVYGVLLQFPGSSGQVTPVGELADLVERVHHAGGLVAVAADLLALTLLTPPGEWGADIVVGSSQRFGVPLGFGGPHAGFMAVRDAYRRSMPGRLVGVSVDSAGRPAMRLSLQTREQHIRREKATSNICTAQVLLAVIASMYAVYHGPDGLTRIATRVHRLASVLAKGLADAGYEIVNDHWFDTITVRVPDRAQAIEWAARDQGINLRRTGDDLIGISLDETTDSAIVRGVWRAFGVDRAVIEIESSAPDGLPEGSARTSPFLTHEVFHSYRSETDMLRYMRRLSDKDVALDRAMIPLGSCTMKLNATTEMEPITWPEFGRMHPFAPLDQAAGYMQMIRELETLLIEITGYDAISLQPNAGSQGEFAGLLAIREYHKANGDHERNVCLIPESAHGTNAASAVMAGMRVVVVGCDDFGNIDIDDLKAKIHQHGDAVGALMITYPSTHGVFEESVREVCSLVHAAGGQVYVDGANMNALVGVAPPGEWGGDVSHLNLHKTFAIPHGGGGPGVGPVACKAHLAPFLPNHPVVAEAGPATGPGAISAAPWGSAGVLPISWMYITLMGAEGLVRATQVAILNANYIAKRLADSYPVLYTGPNNLVAHECIIDIRPLHEVSNADVAKRLIDYGFHAPTMSFPVPGTLMIEPTESESLTEIDRFCDAMISIRGEIDKIRSGQWPADDNPLVNAPHPALDLLGGEWSHAYSREEAAYPVEGLRSDKYWVPVSRIDEAYGDRHLVCSCPDPRAFEEADL
- a CDS encoding enoyl-CoA hydratase-related protein, which produces MGDYSTSERDGNLFIITINRPDVMNALHPPANAELAGLFDEFQNDPDLWVAIITGAGDRAFSAGNDLKYQAGGGDRSAMPATGFGGITSRWDLDKPVIAAVNGVAMGGGFELALACDLIIASDNARFALPEPKVGLAALAGGVHRLPRQIGLKRAMGMMLTARHVSAAEGLELGFVNEVTTQDRLIERAREWASMILACSPMSIRATKQAAMLGLNEPGVQAAHERSYPAVKALRESEDFIEGPRAFAQKRSPEWKGR